Proteins encoded together in one Altererythrobacter epoxidivorans window:
- a CDS encoding L-threonylcarbamoyladenylate synthase: MRGKNATEIIGADRKGILRAAEALREGGLVAVPTETVYGLAARADSDEAVARIYEAKGRPSFNPLIVHVRDAGQAARYAELSGAALELAQTEWPGPLTLVLPLRADAGLASAVTAGLDTVALRCPAHPAMRSLLQEIDFPLAAPSANRSGFISPTTPGHVLASLDGRIDMVLDGGACEGGVESTILAIRSDGRWDELRPGPVDVGSLRNSYRAAAAPAAGKPVEGTIEAPGQLASHYAPGKPLRLNAADAAVDEFMIGFGPIAGDCTLSASGDLAEAASRLYDCLHQGAASGKPRMAVAPVPDQGVGRAINDRLRRAAA; encoded by the coding sequence ATGCGCGGCAAGAACGCTACGGAAATCATCGGCGCGGACCGAAAAGGAATTCTTAGGGCGGCTGAAGCGCTGCGCGAAGGAGGGCTGGTCGCCGTCCCGACGGAGACGGTCTATGGTCTTGCCGCAAGGGCCGACAGCGATGAAGCGGTGGCAAGGATTTACGAGGCCAAGGGGCGGCCCAGCTTCAACCCGCTGATCGTCCATGTGCGCGATGCCGGGCAGGCTGCACGATATGCGGAGCTTTCGGGCGCGGCGCTGGAACTGGCGCAGACGGAGTGGCCGGGGCCGCTCACTCTTGTCCTGCCTTTGCGCGCGGATGCCGGATTGGCGTCGGCCGTCACCGCAGGGCTCGACACAGTTGCGTTGCGCTGTCCGGCGCATCCGGCGATGCGCAGCCTTCTGCAGGAAATCGATTTTCCGCTCGCCGCGCCATCCGCCAATCGCAGCGGCTTCATCAGCCCGACGACACCCGGACACGTGCTGGCCTCGCTCGACGGGAGGATCGACATGGTGCTCGACGGGGGCGCTTGCGAAGGCGGGGTGGAATCGACGATCCTTGCCATTCGCAGCGACGGGCGCTGGGACGAGCTTCGGCCCGGGCCTGTCGATGTCGGCAGCCTGCGCAACAGCTACCGCGCAGCTGCTGCTCCTGCCGCTGGCAAGCCGGTTGAGGGGACCATCGAAGCTCCGGGCCAGCTTGCGAGCCATTACGCCCCGGGCAAGCCGCTTCGCCTGAATGCTGCAGATGCGGCCGTCGACGAATTCATGATCGGTTTCGGACCGATTGCAGGCGATTGCACATTGTCCGCTAGCGGTGACCTCGCCGAAGCCGCCTCTCGCCTCTACGATTGTCTCCACCAGGGGGCGGCGAGCGGCAAGCCGCGCATGGCGGTTGCACCCGTTCCGGACCAGGGCGTGGGCAGGGCCATCAACGACAGGCTGCGCCGCGCCGCAGCCTGA